Proteins encoded in a region of the Vicia villosa cultivar HV-30 ecotype Madison, WI linkage group LG5, Vvil1.0, whole genome shotgun sequence genome:
- the LOC131602244 gene encoding L-ascorbate oxidase homolog encodes MNLVLALFGFCSFFFLVAAEDPYRFFDWNVTYGDIYPLGVKQQGILINGQFPGPEIYAVTNDNLIINVHNSLPEPFLLSWNGVQQRRNSFQDGVYGTTCPIPPGKNFTYKLQVKDQIGSFFYFPSLALHKAAGGFGSIKILSRPLIPVPFPTPADDFTFLIGDWYKLDHTILRRFLDLGHRLPLPQAVLINGRANWTTFTVEQGKTYRLRISNVGLENTLNFRIQDHTMKLVEVEGTHTLQTSYSSIDVHVGQSYSVLVTADQAPKDFHIVASTRFTEKILTSTAVLHYSNSQGSLSDAIPGGPTDIDWSIQQARSIRTNLTASGPRPNPQGSYHYGTINISRTIELVSSAALVNGKQRYAVNGVSFVPADTPLKLADYFKIDGVFKVGSIPDSPSGKSTHLDTSVMGANFRSFVEIVFQNRENIVQSWHIDGYSFWVVGMDGGTWTPNSRNQYNLQDAVSRSTTQVYPRSWTAIYMALDNVGMWNIRSEFWARQYLGQQFYMRVYSDAGSQRDEYLIPENALLCGKAVGRKTTPL; translated from the exons ATGAACCTCGTACTTGCTTTGTTCGGTTTctgctctttcttttttcttGTTGCTGCTGAAGATCCTTATAGATTCTTTGACTGGAATGTTACATATGGCGACATTTATCCTCTCGGTGTTAAACAACag GGTATTCTTATCAATGGTCAATTTCCAGGACCTGAAATTTACGCTGTAACCAATGATAATTTGATCATCAATGTGCACAATAGCTTACCAGAGCCATTTCTTCTCTCATG GAACGGTGTtcaacaaagaagaaattcattTCAAGATGGAGTTTATGGCACAACATGTCCCATTCCTCCTGGTAAAAACTTCACATACAAACTTCAAGTCAAAGATCAAATTGGAAGCTTCTTctattttccatctcttgctttacACAAAGCAGCTGGTGGTTTTGGATCCATCAAAATCCTTAGCAGACCATTGATTCCTGTTCCATTCCCTACTCCAGCTGATGATTTCACCTTCCTCATTGGTGATTGGTACAAACTTGATCACACG ATCCTGAGGAGATTTCTTGATTTGGGACACAGACTTCCACTTCCTCAAGCTGTTCTTATCAACGGTCGCGCAAATTGGACAACATTCACAGTTGAACAAg GAAAAACGTATCGGCTTAGAATATCGAATGTTGGATTAGAAAACACACTCAACTTTAGGATTCAAGACCATACTATGAAACTGGTTGAAGTGGAAGGAACACACACTTTGCAAACATCGTATTCATCTATAGATGTGCATGTTGGACAATCTTATTCTGTTCTTGTCACAGCTGATCAAGCACCTAAGGATTTCCACATTGTTGCTTCCACTCGATTCACCGAAAAGATCCTCACAAGCACTGCAGTACTTCACTATAGTAACTCACAAGGATCTCTTTCGGACGCCATTCCTGGTGGACCAACCGATATTGATTGGTCCATCCAACAAGCGCGATCAATCAG GACGAATCTTACTGCGAGTGGACCAAGGCCTAATCCACAAGGTTCATACCACTACGGTACGATAAACATTAGTAGAACAATCGAGCTAGTGAGCTCAGCTGCACTTGTCAACGGTAAGCAAAGATACGCGGTCAACGGTGTTTCTTTTGTACCGGCAGACACTCCTCTGAAGTTAGCTGATTACTTCAAGATTGACGGAGTTTTCAAAGTTGGAAGCATCCCCGATAGCCCTTCCGGTAAATCAACTCATCTTGATACCTCAGTCATGGGTGCTAATTTTCGATCCTTCGTTGAAATCGTGTTTCAGAACCGTGAAAATATCGTCCAAAGTTGGCACATTGATGGATACTCATTTTGGGTCGTAGG AATGGACGGTGGTACATGGACGCCTAATAGTCGTAACCAATACAACCTCCAAGATGCTGTGTCTAGGAGCACAACACAG GTATATCCTAGGTCATGGACTGCAATTTACATGGCACTAGACAATGTGGGAATGTGGAACATTAGGAGTGAATTTTGGGCAAGACAATATCTTGGACAACAATTCTATATGAGGGTATATTCAGATGCTGGATCCCAAAGGGATGAATATCTAATTCCAGAAAATGCTCTTCTTTGTGGCAAAGCAGTGGGTAGAAAAACTACACCATTATGA